From Streptomyces qinzhouensis, one genomic window encodes:
- a CDS encoding isochorismatase family protein: protein MADTADTAEPGPSEGGFVREGVWHSVPRRTVPDGPAEALILVDVQTAFLTGPDAVPEAAGLTARLTALLERARAAGAVVIHLRNDGEPGAPDEPGTPGWHLALPVRESARETVVSKESEDGFEDTGLGALLDGHGVRSVVVAGVLSEMCVSATALGALDHGLRVVLPHDTHTTYGLDDLPPAVVSKVAEHALGPDPEFVTSAAGVTFTAPGETRG, encoded by the coding sequence ATGGCGGATACGGCGGATACGGCGGAACCCGGGCCCTCCGAGGGCGGTTTCGTCCGGGAAGGGGTCTGGCACTCCGTCCCGCGCCGAACCGTTCCGGACGGCCCCGCCGAGGCCCTGATCCTCGTGGACGTCCAGACCGCCTTCCTCACCGGCCCGGACGCGGTGCCCGAAGCGGCGGGGCTCACCGCCCGGCTGACGGCACTGCTGGAGCGGGCCCGGGCAGCCGGCGCCGTCGTGATCCACCTCCGGAACGACGGAGAGCCGGGCGCCCCGGACGAACCCGGCACCCCCGGCTGGCACCTGGCCCTCCCGGTACGGGAATCCGCCCGGGAGACGGTCGTGTCCAAGGAGAGCGAGGACGGTTTCGAGGACACCGGCCTCGGCGCGCTGCTGGACGGACACGGAGTACGGAGCGTGGTGGTCGCGGGGGTGCTGTCCGAGATGTGCGTGAGCGCGACGGCCCTCGGCGCGCTCGACCACGGCCTGCGGGTCGTCCTCCCGCACGACACCCATACGACCTACGGCCTCGACGACCTCCCGCCGGCCGTGGTGTCGAAGGTCGCGGAACACGCCCTGGGCCCGGACCCCGAGTTCGTGACCTCGGCGGCGGGCGTGACTTTCACCGCCCCCGGAGAGACCCGCGGGTAG
- a CDS encoding oxidoreductase: MFSYDELTAAERQLWDAFPEGRMVDLRTGRSGDDEIAGGGRWRAGRTVRASVIVALLLGANTAQPGAVSCLRLAGARITGPLLLGGAQIAYALSLDGCWFEESLDLAGASTQSLVITGSRLPGLEAGMTRIEGRLDLRHSRLEAGSATSLHRKVTALSLINARVSGAVNLGGAELTAPGEWAVSAGGLVAEGGVYCLDGFVARGEIRLMGAQLPGGLHMRGAQLADAGRRGVALNLDSATASTLDFSGGFTAEGTVRLRGTRISDNLTFDGAVLNGPPGGGGPALAALRMQAVDFGFTPARPPSAPVDLRGAQVSYLHEGAGSWPDVVLLDGFVYGSVADGGADERADAVGRRVAWIRRGPGYYPQPYEQLAGWYRKSGHDGDARRVLLAKQRHRRATLSRPARIGGQLLDATVGYGYRPWLAGVWLLALTLLGTVVFGTHSPTPAKRGEGAPFQPLVYTLDLLIPIGGLGQRTAWYWPEGGLQGLAYALIACGWVLTTAVIAGVTRTLQKG; this comes from the coding sequence GTGTTCTCATACGACGAGTTGACTGCGGCGGAACGTCAGTTGTGGGATGCGTTCCCCGAGGGCCGCATGGTGGATCTGCGCACCGGAAGGTCCGGGGACGACGAGATCGCCGGGGGCGGGCGGTGGCGCGCGGGGCGAACCGTCCGGGCCTCGGTGATCGTGGCACTCCTGCTGGGCGCGAACACCGCGCAGCCGGGCGCCGTCTCCTGTCTGAGGCTCGCCGGGGCCCGGATCACCGGGCCGCTGCTGCTGGGAGGCGCGCAGATCGCGTATGCCCTGTCGCTCGACGGCTGCTGGTTCGAGGAGAGCCTGGACCTCGCCGGGGCGTCGACACAGTCGCTGGTGATCACGGGCAGCCGGCTGCCCGGTCTGGAGGCCGGGATGACCCGTATCGAGGGACGCCTGGACCTGCGGCACTCACGGCTGGAGGCGGGCTCCGCCACCTCCCTTCACCGCAAGGTCACCGCCCTGTCGCTGATCAACGCCCGGGTGAGCGGTGCGGTGAACCTCGGCGGGGCCGAGCTCACGGCCCCCGGGGAGTGGGCGGTCTCCGCGGGTGGTCTGGTCGCCGAAGGAGGCGTCTACTGCCTCGACGGATTTGTGGCGCGCGGTGAGATCCGGCTCATGGGGGCACAGTTGCCGGGTGGTCTGCATATGCGCGGCGCGCAGCTGGCGGACGCCGGCCGGCGCGGAGTGGCGCTCAACCTGGACAGTGCCACGGCCTCGACGCTCGACTTCTCCGGCGGGTTCACCGCCGAGGGGACCGTACGGCTGCGGGGTACCCGGATCTCGGACAATCTGACCTTCGACGGTGCCGTCCTGAACGGGCCGCCCGGGGGCGGGGGTCCGGCGCTGGCCGCCCTGCGCATGCAGGCCGTCGACTTCGGCTTCACGCCGGCCCGGCCGCCGTCCGCCCCGGTGGACCTGCGGGGCGCTCAGGTCTCGTACCTCCACGAAGGTGCGGGGAGCTGGCCGGATGTGGTGCTGCTGGACGGTTTCGTCTACGGCTCCGTCGCGGACGGCGGGGCGGATGAGCGCGCCGATGCGGTGGGGCGGCGGGTGGCGTGGATACGGCGCGGCCCGGGCTACTACCCGCAGCCGTACGAGCAGTTGGCGGGCTGGTACCGGAAGAGCGGGCACGACGGTGACGCCCGCCGGGTGCTCCTCGCGAAACAGCGCCATCGGCGGGCCACGCTCTCCCGGCCGGCGCGCATCGGCGGGCAGCTGCTCGACGCGACCGTCGGCTACGGGTACCGCCCCTGGCTGGCCGGGGTCTGGCTGCTCGCGCTGACCCTGCTGGGCACGGTGGTCTTCGGGACCCATTCGCCCACCCCGGCCAAACGGGGCGAAGGCGCGCCGTTCCAGCCCCTTGTCTACACCCTCGACCTGCTCATCCCCATCGGTGGCCTCGGGCAGCGCACGGCCTGGTACTGGCCGGAAGGCGGTCTCCAGGGGCTGGCCTATGCCCTGATCGCCTGCGGCTGGGTACTGACGACCGCGGTCATCGCCGGGGTCACCCGCACGCTGCAGAAGGGGTAA
- a CDS encoding GH25 family lysozyme yields MTVRGVDVSAYQPTYDASGQGFVFVKATEGHTWTSPVQAKQAATARDAGAVVGFYHFLWPGQIAAQAAYFVAQADSLAGDVLACDWETTADGTAATCAEKDTFLAEVARLRPGHRVVLYCNTDFWLHRDTTSRCGDGLWIADVTTAGQPRIQHPWVFHQYGTSGGLDRDVANFPAAAALRTWAVG; encoded by the coding sequence ATGACCGTCAGGGGCGTGGACGTGTCGGCGTACCAGCCGACGTACGACGCGAGCGGGCAGGGCTTTGTGTTCGTCAAGGCCACCGAGGGACACACCTGGACCAGTCCGGTACAGGCCAAGCAGGCCGCGACGGCCCGGGACGCCGGTGCCGTCGTCGGCTTCTACCACTTCCTGTGGCCGGGGCAGATCGCCGCCCAGGCGGCGTACTTCGTCGCACAGGCCGACAGCCTCGCCGGAGACGTACTGGCCTGCGACTGGGAGACCACCGCGGACGGCACCGCGGCGACCTGCGCGGAGAAGGACACCTTCCTCGCCGAGGTGGCGCGGCTGCGGCCGGGGCACCGCGTGGTGCTGTACTGCAACACCGACTTCTGGCTGCATCGCGACACCACCTCCCGGTGCGGCGACGGACTGTGGATCGCGGATGTCACCACGGCCGGGCAGCCGCGTATCCAGCACCCGTGGGTCTTCCACCAGTACGGCACATCCGGCGGCCTGGACCGGGACGTGGCGAACTTCCCCGCCGCCGCCGCCCTGCGGACCTGGGCGGTCGGCTGA
- a CDS encoding NACHT domain-containing protein, whose amino-acid sequence MRGRRQLNYRDAVAILTGDSAGLAAADRALGGVLSVATGGVSDAVLNLLDAQGRVLRLGRDLTAGLRGGLTEADRATRTDRITAAHTVLTITAWFEALDETELPFRLQDLELTGREQVAITGDGGVPGRDFFGTLLDFPVTPPAPHLPYEANLGLIRTRYMGFGNSLANFVRGLALYEQLDDSARTWVSRVDPSLISRALDRYEELYAQLAQDVPEFGFWSGQIDHQATRGILRRSLSGIETALTGLSAAAAPRHAAAALVTGYHAALTRPILSEGNAPAGVTLPSLAEGYIDPLFRLREVVPGASGPADEDWWSETGVRSDLTECLAGLLTQPEYTRTPLVVLGQPGAGKSVLTKILAARLPSAGYLPVRILLREVPTDVDVQDQIEYAIRAATGERVTWPELVRAAGDAVPVLLFDGYDELLQATGVSQSDFLTRVTRFQQREADQGRPVYATVTSRTAVADRPRYPEGTVALRLEPFSAPQVELWLEWWNRINAGYLAGRGLNPLPAGVAVRHGELASQPLLLLMLALYDGTDNALQRATGDGVAFDEAALYEELLTSFATREVLKSAPGIGARALADRAEQELQRLSLISFGMLNRRRQWITAQEAETDLAALLGRATATGDDFQAPLSQGEIALGRFFFVQRAQAYRDTERLATYEFLHATFGEYLVARLAVQLLEGLLGHRPALAVGRTRVDDDLVYVLLSYATLASRQLLRFAAARIDRIAAPDRARLGELLLTVLADHRTRTEHRYADYRPETRATSSRHGLYSANIVLLAVHVTGRLRGRELFPDADKPEALWHRRVLLWRAAFREGEWTDFAMALRIRETWHGDRQDLEIEPAYGSAPDWRSVDVHWLFNRRCGRDREGQTLGFIRSRPEQIRHKMLVSGGAGDAIVLHAADPYFEVFPEAVTMFIATADGAAVSAAHALTRLLLGGLEGDTELAAEYERIAGFLEPGSGLPTVARGRIRALVLRQLELDVTRLPAPTVYRLTSLDDVQSCRVLLRGLERPGGEGEFRSRLRDILELFAQHDPDQLLNFCEEPQGPKARALLRDVLTRKLRAGLLSSYQAGSAESIRGRAERFIQG is encoded by the coding sequence GTGCGGGGACGGCGGCAGCTCAACTACCGCGACGCGGTGGCGATTCTGACGGGGGACAGCGCCGGGCTCGCCGCCGCCGACCGGGCACTCGGGGGAGTGCTCTCGGTGGCGACCGGCGGTGTCAGCGACGCCGTGCTGAACCTGCTCGACGCCCAGGGGAGAGTCCTCCGGCTGGGCCGCGATCTGACGGCCGGTCTGCGCGGCGGACTCACCGAAGCGGACCGGGCCACCCGCACGGACCGGATCACCGCGGCGCACACCGTCCTCACCATCACGGCGTGGTTCGAGGCACTGGACGAGACCGAACTGCCGTTCCGGCTCCAGGATCTGGAGTTGACCGGCCGCGAGCAGGTGGCCATCACCGGTGACGGCGGGGTGCCCGGCCGGGACTTCTTCGGCACCCTGCTGGACTTCCCGGTCACGCCGCCGGCGCCCCATCTGCCGTACGAGGCCAATCTCGGCCTGATCCGGACACGCTACATGGGGTTCGGGAACTCCCTGGCCAACTTCGTCCGTGGGCTCGCCCTCTACGAGCAGCTCGACGACAGCGCCCGTACCTGGGTATCCCGGGTCGACCCGTCCCTCATCTCCCGGGCCCTCGACCGCTACGAGGAGCTGTACGCCCAGCTGGCCCAGGACGTACCCGAATTCGGCTTCTGGTCCGGGCAGATCGACCACCAGGCCACCCGCGGCATCCTCCGCCGCTCACTGAGCGGAATCGAGACCGCCCTCACCGGCCTCAGCGCCGCCGCGGCCCCGCGCCACGCCGCCGCCGCCCTCGTCACCGGCTACCACGCCGCCCTCACCCGGCCCATCCTCTCCGAGGGCAACGCCCCCGCCGGGGTGACCCTGCCCAGTCTGGCCGAGGGCTATATCGACCCCCTCTTCCGGCTCCGCGAGGTCGTGCCCGGCGCCTCGGGCCCCGCGGACGAGGACTGGTGGTCGGAGACCGGGGTCCGTTCCGATCTCACCGAATGCCTGGCCGGACTGCTCACCCAGCCCGAGTACACCCGCACCCCGCTGGTCGTCCTCGGCCAGCCCGGCGCGGGCAAGTCCGTCCTCACCAAGATCCTCGCCGCCCGGCTGCCGTCCGCCGGATATCTGCCGGTCCGCATCCTGCTGCGCGAGGTGCCCACCGACGTCGACGTCCAGGACCAGATCGAGTACGCGATCCGCGCCGCCACCGGCGAACGCGTCACCTGGCCGGAGCTGGTGCGCGCCGCCGGGGACGCCGTACCCGTCCTCCTCTTCGACGGCTACGACGAACTGCTCCAGGCCACCGGAGTCAGCCAGTCCGACTTCCTGACCCGCGTCACCCGCTTCCAGCAGCGCGAGGCCGACCAGGGCCGGCCGGTCTACGCGACGGTCACCAGCCGTACCGCGGTCGCCGACCGCCCCCGCTATCCGGAGGGTACGGTCGCCCTCCGCCTCGAACCCTTCAGCGCCCCACAGGTCGAGCTCTGGCTCGAATGGTGGAACCGGATCAACGCCGGCTACCTCGCGGGCCGGGGCCTGAACCCGCTGCCCGCCGGGGTCGCCGTCCGGCACGGCGAACTCGCCTCCCAGCCGCTGCTCCTGCTGATGCTCGCCCTCTACGACGGCACCGACAACGCCCTCCAGCGGGCGACCGGCGACGGAGTCGCCTTCGACGAAGCCGCGCTCTACGAGGAGCTGCTGACCTCCTTCGCCACCCGTGAGGTCCTCAAGTCCGCCCCCGGGATCGGCGCGCGCGCCCTGGCGGACCGGGCCGAACAGGAGCTCCAGCGACTCTCCCTGATCTCCTTCGGCATGCTCAACCGCCGCCGCCAGTGGATCACCGCCCAGGAGGCCGAAACCGATCTCGCCGCCCTCCTCGGCCGTGCCACGGCCACCGGCGACGACTTCCAGGCGCCGCTGAGCCAGGGCGAGATCGCCCTCGGCCGCTTCTTCTTCGTCCAGCGAGCCCAGGCGTATCGCGATACGGAGCGGCTCGCGACGTACGAGTTCCTCCACGCCACCTTCGGCGAGTACCTCGTCGCCCGGCTCGCCGTACAGCTCCTGGAGGGGCTGCTCGGGCACCGCCCGGCGCTCGCCGTGGGCCGTACCCGGGTCGACGACGACCTGGTGTACGTCCTGCTCTCGTACGCCACCCTGGCCTCCCGGCAGCTCCTCCGCTTCGCCGCCGCCCGGATCGACCGCATCGCGGCGCCGGACCGGGCGCGGCTCGGCGAACTGCTGCTGACGGTGCTCGCCGATCACCGCACCCGTACCGAGCACCGCTATGCCGACTACCGCCCCGAGACCCGGGCCACCTCCTCCCGCCACGGCCTCTACTCGGCGAACATCGTCCTGCTGGCGGTCCATGTCACCGGCAGGCTGCGGGGACGGGAGCTCTTCCCCGACGCCGACAAGCCCGAGGCGCTCTGGCACCGCAGGGTCCTGCTCTGGCGGGCCGCGTTCCGCGAGGGGGAGTGGACGGACTTCGCCATGGCCCTGCGGATACGCGAGACCTGGCACGGCGACCGGCAGGACCTGGAGATCGAACCGGCCTACGGCTCCGCCCCGGACTGGCGGTCCGTGGACGTCCACTGGCTGTTCAACCGGCGGTGCGGACGGGACAGGGAGGGCCAGACCCTCGGGTTCATCCGCTCCCGGCCGGAGCAGATCCGCCACAAGATGCTCGTCTCGGGCGGCGCCGGCGACGCCATAGTGCTCCATGCCGCCGATCCGTACTTCGAGGTCTTCCCCGAGGCGGTGACCATGTTCATAGCGACCGCGGACGGGGCCGCGGTGTCAGCCGCCCACGCTCTGACGAGGCTTCTCCTCGGCGGACTGGAGGGGGATACCGAGCTGGCGGCGGAGTACGAACGCATCGCGGGATTCCTGGAACCGGGCTCCGGTCTGCCCACCGTGGCCAGGGGCCGAATACGCGCCCTCGTGCTGCGCCAGCTGGAGTTGGACGTGACCCGGCTTCCCGCGCCGACGGTCTATCGATTGACGAGCCTCGACGATGTCCAGAGCTGCCGGGTACTGCTGCGGGGGCTGGAGCGCCCCGGCGGCGAAGGCGAGTTCCGGTCCCGGCTGCGAGACATTCTCGAGCTCTTCGCGCAACATGATCCGGACCAGCTGCTGAACTTCTGCGAGGAGCCCCAGGGGCCGAAGGCCCGTGCGCTGCTGCGCGACGTACTGACCCGGAAGCTGCGCGCGGGCCTGCTGTCGTCCTACCAGGCAGGGAGCGCGGAATCCATCAGGGGGCGCGCGGAGCGGTTCATCCAGGGGTGA
- a CDS encoding YchJ family protein has product MASRSARSRRAPAPGELTAATPCPCGLPAVYGECCGRFHTGEAQAPTAELLMRSRYSAFAAGDTEYLLRTWHPDTRPPELDLDPKTVWEGLEITGTTDGSPFHTTGTVTFRARYRRRGQRGELHERSTFGRIDGAWVYIDGTFVD; this is encoded by the coding sequence ATGGCCTCTCGATCCGCGCGCTCCCGGCGCGCCCCCGCCCCCGGTGAGCTGACCGCCGCCACGCCCTGTCCCTGCGGGCTGCCCGCCGTCTACGGCGAGTGCTGCGGGCGGTTCCACACCGGAGAGGCCCAGGCGCCGACCGCCGAGCTGCTGATGCGCTCCCGTTACAGCGCGTTCGCCGCCGGGGACACGGAGTATCTGCTGCGGACCTGGCACCCGGACACCCGGCCGCCGGAGCTGGACCTCGACCCCAAGACGGTCTGGGAGGGCCTCGAGATCACCGGCACCACCGACGGCAGCCCCTTCCACACCACCGGCACGGTCACGTTCCGGGCCCGCTACCGCCGCCGCGGGCAGCGCGGTGAACTGCACGAGCGCAGCACCTTCGGGCGGATCGACGGCGCCTGGGTCTACATCGACGGGACGTTCGTCGATTAG
- a CDS encoding FAD-binding oxidoreductase produces MTDSGGERGRRSVLGAAALTGAAAALPATAARADTPRARPTPEAPRVTPGDPRYGHLAGRGANRFRGTPDEIRPVESTEQVVRCVQRAVRDGRRIAVRSGGHCFEDFVDHPGVRVVVDTSRMRSVEYDPGTHAFAVEPGATLEEVYRLLHLGWGVTVPGGYCPDVGIGGHVPGGAYGPLCRLHGLLSDHLYAVETVVVDRAGRARAVVAGREPGDPARDLWWAHTGGGGGTFGIATRYWFRSPGTTAATPPERLLPVPPATALTFSARWHWSALDEAAFVRLADNYGRWAERNAAPGSPAAALYAELSLEHRNAGGGPFLFGQVTADGPAAERLLSGLVTAVSEGTARPASITSRRIPWLTAALRGSGENAIGDLRIKVKSGYLRRRFTDRQLAAVHHHLTRKDTAVYGSVALCTYGGRINTIAPDATAAAQRDSVLKLLYLAAWSDPADDAAHLDWIRALYRDVYADTGGVPAPGGDSDGAFINYADADLADPALNTSGIDWQTLYFKGNAAALRRVKARWDPLGVFRHALSVPGR; encoded by the coding sequence ATGACGGATTCCGGCGGGGAGCGCGGTCGGCGGAGTGTGCTGGGGGCGGCGGCCCTCACCGGGGCCGCGGCGGCCCTTCCGGCCACCGCCGCACGGGCGGACACCCCGCGGGCCCGGCCGACTCCCGAGGCCCCTCGGGTCACCCCCGGCGATCCGCGGTACGGACATCTCGCCGGCCGGGGCGCCAACCGCTTCCGCGGCACCCCCGACGAGATCCGGCCGGTGGAGTCCACGGAGCAGGTGGTCCGCTGTGTCCAGCGGGCGGTACGGGACGGGCGCCGGATCGCGGTCCGCAGCGGGGGCCACTGCTTCGAGGACTTCGTCGACCATCCCGGGGTGCGGGTCGTCGTCGACACCTCCCGGATGCGTTCGGTGGAGTACGACCCCGGGACACACGCCTTCGCGGTGGAGCCGGGCGCCACCCTGGAGGAGGTGTACCGGCTGCTGCATCTGGGCTGGGGCGTCACCGTGCCCGGCGGCTACTGCCCGGACGTGGGAATCGGCGGCCATGTGCCCGGCGGCGCCTACGGCCCGCTGTGCCGGCTCCACGGGCTGCTCTCCGACCATCTGTACGCGGTGGAGACGGTCGTGGTGGACCGCGCGGGCCGGGCGAGGGCCGTGGTCGCCGGCCGGGAGCCGGGGGATCCGGCCCGCGATCTGTGGTGGGCGCACACCGGCGGAGGCGGCGGTACGTTCGGCATCGCCACCCGCTACTGGTTCCGCTCCCCCGGCACCACCGCGGCCACCCCGCCCGAACGCCTCCTGCCGGTACCGCCCGCGACCGCGCTCACCTTCAGCGCGCGGTGGCACTGGTCCGCGCTCGACGAGGCCGCCTTCGTCCGGCTCGCCGACAACTACGGCCGCTGGGCGGAGCGGAACGCGGCCCCCGGCTCGCCCGCCGCCGCGCTGTACGCCGAACTCTCCCTCGAACACCGGAACGCCGGGGGCGGCCCGTTCCTCTTCGGCCAGGTCACCGCGGACGGCCCGGCGGCCGAACGACTGCTGAGCGGGCTGGTGACGGCCGTGTCCGAGGGCACCGCCCGGCCGGCCTCCATCACCTCCCGGCGGATCCCCTGGCTGACGGCCGCACTACGCGGCTCCGGTGAGAACGCGATCGGCGATCTGCGGATCAAGGTCAAGTCGGGCTACCTCCGACGGCGCTTCACGGACCGTCAGCTCGCCGCCGTACACCACCATCTGACCCGTAAGGACACCGCGGTGTACGGCAGTGTCGCGCTCTGCACCTACGGCGGGCGGATCAACACGATCGCCCCGGACGCCACGGCCGCCGCGCAGCGCGACTCCGTCCTCAAGCTGCTCTATCTGGCGGCCTGGAGCGATCCCGCCGACGACGCCGCGCATCTCGACTGGATCCGGGCGCTCTACCGCGATGTGTACGCGGACACCGGCGGCGTCCCGGCCCCGGGCGGCGACAGCGACGGGGCGTTCATCAACTACGCCGACGCCGATCTCGCCGATCCGGCCCTCAACACCTCCGGAATCGACTGGCAGACGCTCTACTTCAAGGGGAACGCCGCGGCATTGCGGCGGGTCAAGGCCCGTTGGGATCCGCTCGGAGTGTTCCGCCACGCCCTCTCGGTGCCGGGCCGCTGA
- a CDS encoding ATP-dependent DNA ligase, translating to MELPVMPPVKPMLAKSVKTIPPDMQYEAKWDGFRAVVHRDGDEIVIGSRTGKPLTRYFPELVAALAENLPGRCVVDGEIVVVHGGRLDFDRLSERIHPAESRVRTLAERTPASFVAFDLLALGDTSHLDTPLAERRALLAEALRAARPPVHLAPATTDRELALVWFDRYEGAGLDGVVAKPLDLPYRPDARLMFKIKHERTADVVVAGYRFHKSGPVVGSLLLGLYDDTGALQHVGVCAAFPMKRRAELVTELEPLRMDPADAHPWAAWTDAHAHESSRLPGAVSRWTGKKDLSWTALRPERVLEVAYDHMEGTRFRHTAQFRRWRPDRAAADCTYAQLDEPVGYDLSEVLSGDGTG from the coding sequence ATGGAGCTCCCGGTGATGCCGCCCGTCAAACCGATGCTGGCCAAGTCCGTGAAGACCATCCCGCCCGATATGCAGTACGAGGCCAAATGGGACGGCTTCCGGGCCGTGGTCCACCGCGACGGCGACGAGATCGTCATCGGCTCCCGTACCGGCAAACCCCTCACCCGCTACTTCCCGGAGCTGGTGGCCGCGCTCGCGGAGAATCTGCCCGGGCGGTGCGTGGTGGACGGCGAGATCGTCGTCGTGCACGGCGGCCGGCTGGACTTCGACCGGCTCAGCGAACGCATCCACCCCGCCGAATCCCGGGTCAGGACCCTGGCGGAACGCACCCCGGCGAGCTTCGTCGCCTTCGATCTGCTCGCCCTCGGGGACACCTCCCATCTGGACACGCCGCTCGCCGAGCGGCGGGCCCTGCTCGCCGAAGCGCTGCGGGCGGCCCGGCCGCCGGTCCATCTGGCGCCCGCGACCACCGACCGGGAACTCGCCCTGGTCTGGTTCGACCGGTACGAGGGCGCCGGACTCGACGGCGTCGTCGCCAAACCCCTCGATCTGCCGTACCGCCCCGACGCCCGGCTGATGTTCAAGATCAAACACGAGCGGACGGCCGATGTCGTCGTCGCGGGCTACCGCTTCCACAAGAGCGGCCCCGTGGTGGGCTCCCTGCTGCTCGGGCTGTACGACGACACCGGGGCGCTCCAGCATGTGGGCGTCTGCGCCGCGTTCCCCATGAAGCGGCGCGCGGAACTGGTCACGGAGCTGGAGCCGCTGCGGATGGACCCGGCCGACGCCCATCCATGGGCCGCCTGGACGGATGCTCACGCCCATGAGTCGTCCCGGCTGCCGGGGGCGGTCAGCCGCTGGACCGGGAAGAAGGACCTGTCGTGGACCGCCCTGCGGCCGGAACGGGTACTGGAGGTGGCCTACGACCATATGGAGGGCACCCGTTTCCGGCACACCGCCCAGTTCCGCCGCTGGCGGCCGGACCGCGCCGCCGCCGACTGCACCTACGCGCAGCTGGACGAGCCGGTGGGCTACGACCTGTCCGAGGTGCTGTCGGGGGACGGCACCGGCTGA
- the ligD gene encoding non-homologous end-joining DNA ligase — protein sequence MAGRALELEVGERTVKVSNPDKVYFPERGYTKLDMVRYYLAVGDGITRALRDRPTTLERYPDGVTGESFFQKRAPKYLPDWIPTAHITFPSGRSADELCPTEPAAVVWAANLGAVTFHPWPVRRADTDHPDELRIDLDPQPGTDYEDAVRAAHELRDVLDGAGLRGWPKTSGGRGLHVFVPITPDWTFVQVRRAAIACGRLLERRMPDRVTIKWWKEERGARIFVDYNQTARDRTIASAYSVRPRPHAPVSAPLRWEEIDDARPEDFDIMTMPGRYAEAGDVHADMDDHRFSLEPLLEAARKDEADHGLGDLPYPPEYPKMPGEPKRVQPSRAKKQTGEAGGAETGEAAPE from the coding sequence ATGGCCGGCCGAGCGTTGGAACTGGAAGTGGGGGAGCGGACCGTCAAGGTCTCCAACCCCGACAAGGTCTACTTTCCGGAGCGCGGATACACCAAGCTGGACATGGTCCGCTACTACCTGGCCGTCGGCGACGGCATCACCCGCGCCCTGCGGGACCGGCCGACGACCCTGGAGCGCTACCCCGACGGGGTGACCGGGGAGTCCTTCTTCCAGAAGCGGGCCCCGAAGTATCTGCCCGACTGGATTCCCACGGCGCACATCACCTTCCCCAGCGGCCGGTCCGCCGACGAGCTGTGCCCCACCGAACCGGCCGCCGTGGTCTGGGCGGCCAATCTGGGCGCGGTCACCTTCCATCCCTGGCCGGTACGGCGGGCCGATACCGACCACCCCGACGAACTGCGCATCGACCTCGACCCCCAGCCCGGCACCGACTACGAGGACGCGGTGCGCGCCGCCCACGAACTGCGGGACGTTCTCGACGGCGCCGGTCTGCGGGGCTGGCCCAAGACCTCCGGCGGCCGCGGGCTGCATGTCTTCGTCCCCATCACACCCGACTGGACCTTCGTCCAGGTCCGGCGGGCCGCCATCGCCTGCGGGCGGCTGCTGGAGCGCAGGATGCCGGACCGGGTCACCATCAAATGGTGGAAGGAGGAGCGCGGGGCGCGGATCTTCGTCGACTACAACCAGACCGCCCGCGACCGGACCATCGCCTCCGCCTACTCGGTCCGGCCCCGCCCCCACGCGCCGGTCTCGGCACCGCTGCGCTGGGAGGAGATCGACGACGCCCGGCCGGAGGACTTCGACATCATGACGATGCCCGGGCGGTACGCGGAGGCCGGCGACGTCCACGCCGATATGGACGACCACCGGTTCAGCCTGGAACCGCTGCTGGAGGCGGCCCGTAAGGACGAGGCCGACCACGGACTGGGGGATCTGCCGTATCCGCCGGAGTATCCGAAGATGCCCGGGGAGCCGAAACGGGTCCAGCCGAGCCGGGCGAAGAAACAGACCGGTGAGGCCGGTGGCGCGGAGACCGGCGAGGCCGCGCCGGAGTAG